One Myxococcaceae bacterium JPH2 genomic window, CCGTAGGCGTAGCTGAGCGCGCCCTGGTAGTCCGTGCCCTTGCCGAGCTGGGACTGCAGGCCGCTGATGTAGCTGTCGATGTTCGCGTCCGGCTTGGCGAACCGGTCTCCCGTCACGTTCGCGGGCCAGACGTTCTTCACGTTGGTCTCGAACGGCGCGATGGACACCGTGATGTTGCCGCCGCGGTTGTCGTTGATGTCGCGGAACTGCTTCACCAGCTTCTTGAGGGCGCGCACCCGCGCGGGCTCGGTGACGCCCGGCGGGATGATGGCCTGCACCTCGGCGCGCTCGCAGAAGCCGCTGCCCTCCTGCGAGCCCGGCGGATCCGACACGCACATGCTGCCGGACTCGTCGACGACCACCACGACCTTCACCGGGAACCCCGAGGGGTTGGGTGGGCGGGTGCACACCCGACCGGTGAGGGTCAGGCGGTCATCGAGGTTCGTCTTCTCCTGAGCCTTGGGCTCCAGCAGCGTGTCGGAGCAGGACAGGAGGGTTACGGCCAGGAGGCCCGTCACCCAGAGCGGTGAAGCGGTGAAGCGGCGCATGCGAAACGAGCCTCCTGTCATGGCAATGAGATTACTCCGTCCGACGGCGGCGCAGCAGCAGGCCGAGCAGCGCGGCGCCGAGCGCGGCGGCGCTGGTGCCAGCCGGCAGCGACGTGCAGCCCGAGCCTTCGTCGTCCTTGCCCACCTTCAGCTTCAGGCTGGCGATGGAGCTGCGCTGCGCGGGGAACACACGGTCGGCGAACGCCAGGTTGGCGGTGAGCTGCAGCTCGTACTCACCCTCCTTGTCCGGCTTGAAGTTCGGCACGCTGCCGTCCACGTAGGCGTATTCCCAGTGACGGCTGTAGGTGACGGCGCCCTTCGGGTTCTCCACCACGGAGTTGGAGCCGGACGGACGCTTCACCACGGTCCACGTGTACTCGATGGCCGCGCCGTTGCGGTTGGCGAAGAGCGGCGGGCGGATGGCGTCGCCGGCCTTGTCCAGCGTCATGCTGCCGCCGGTGCCCACGGTGAACGGCGACTTCGGATCGAGGCAGGCCTCGGCGTTGTTCTTGTCCAACACGAGGCAGAAGTAGTCGTCACAGGCGTCGCCCTTGCCGTCGCCGTCATCGTCCGACTGGTCGCGGTTGGCCACGAGCGGGCAGTTGTCCGGCGCGCCGTCGAGGACGCCGTCGTTGTCGTCGTCCACGTCGCACGCGTCGCCCTGGCCGTCGTCGTCCGAGTCCTTCTGGTCCGTGTTGGCCACGCCCGGGCAGTTGTCGTAGCTGTCCGCGATGCCGTCCTTGTCATCGTCCGTGCGGCACAGCGCGGGGTTCTCCGGCGGGCCCTGCAGCGGGTTGGCGATGAGCGGGCAGTTGTCCTGGCCGTCCGGCACGCCGTCGTTGTCGTCGTCCGTGTCGCAGACGTCGCCCTTGCCATCCTTGTCCGCGTCCGCCTGGTTGGCGTTGGAGACGAGCGGGCAGTTGTCCGCGGCGTCCAGCTTGCCGTCGTTGTCGTCGTCGGTGTCGCAGTCATCGCCGATGCCGTCGCCGTCCGTGTCGAGCTGGCGGACGTTGGACTGCGCCGAGCAGTTGTCGCAGGCATCGCCCACGCCATCGCCGTCGCCATCGAGCTGATCGCGGTTGCTGGCGAACGGGCAGTTGTCCTTGTCGTCGGCCTTGCCGTCGCCGTCCGCGTCATCGGTGTACGACAGCGTCTTGCCGTCGTCGGTGTAGGCCACCCAGACGGAGCAGCCGCAGCCGCAGCCGCACCCGCCGCCCTCCTCCTTCGGGCGACCGCATTCGTCGCCCAGGCACTCCGGATTGTCGGGCGCGTCCTGCGCCTGAGAAACATTGGGGGTGAGGACCAGGAATGCGCCAAG contains:
- a CDS encoding thrombospondin type 3 repeat-containing protein, translating into MTLARIAPALALGAFLVLTPNVSQAQDAPDNPECLGDECGRPKEEGGGCGCGCGCSVWVAYTDDGKTLSYTDDADGDGKADDKDNCPFASNRDQLDGDGDGVGDACDNCSAQSNVRQLDTDGDGIGDDCDTDDDNDGKLDAADNCPLVSNANQADADKDGKGDVCDTDDDNDGVPDGQDNCPLIANPLQGPPENPALCRTDDDKDGIADSYDNCPGVANTDQKDSDDDGQGDACDVDDDNDGVLDGAPDNCPLVANRDQSDDDGDGKGDACDDYFCLVLDKNNAEACLDPKSPFTVGTGGSMTLDKAGDAIRPPLFANRNGAAIEYTWTVVKRPSGSNSVVENPKGAVTYSRHWEYAYVDGSVPNFKPDKEGEYELQLTANLAFADRVFPAQRSSIASLKLKVGKDDEGSGCTSLPAGTSAAALGAALLGLLLRRRRTE